GGCCGGGATTCGGCTCGAGTGCTTCCATCCAGATGCCGTCCTTATTGATCTTCGCCTTGGCGTTGCGATCCGCCGAGCAGGAGACGCCCATTCCGACCGGGCAGGAGGCACCATGACGGGGAAGACGGATGACACGCACATCCAGTGCAAAGTGCTTCCCTCCGAATTGCGCGCCGATTCCAGTCTGCTGGGCAATCTTGAGGAGCTTTGCCTCCAGCTCGCGGTCACGGAAGGCCTGGCCATGTTCATTCCCTTTCTCCGGAAGCCCGTCGAGGTACTTGGTCGAGGCCAGCTTGACCATTTTCAGATTTGCCTCTGCGGAAGTCCCGCCAATGACAAATGCCAGATGATAGGGCGGGCAGGCCGCCGTTCCCAAGGTCTTCATTTTTTCCGTGAGGAACTCCTCCAGACTCTCCGGGTTCAGCAAGGCCTTGGTCTTCTGGTATAGAAAAGTCTTGTTGGCAGATCCGCCGCCCTTGGCGACAAACAGGAATTTATATTCCATTCCATTCTCCGCATAGATGTCGATCTGCGCGGGAAGATTCGTGCCCGAGTTTTTCTCCGTGTACATGTCGAGAGGCACGGTCTGTGAGTAACGGAGGTTCTCCTCGTTGTAGGTCTTGAAAATTCCCTTGCTGAGATGTTCCTCATCACCACCGCCTGTCCAGACCTGTTGGCCCTTTTTGGCGACAACGGTGGCCGTTCCGGTGTCCTGGCAGAAGGGGAGGATTCCATGGGAAGAGACATCCGCGTTGCGCAGCATGGCCAAGGCAACATACCGGTCATTGTCGCTCGACTCGGGGTCGTCCAGAATGGAGGCCACCTGTTCAAGGTGGGCCGGGCGCAGCATGAAGGAAATATCCTTCGTGGCTTCGTTGGCCAGGAGCTCCAACCCCTTCGGATCCACGACAAGCACCGGCTTGCCGTCGAATTCCTTCACGCTGACGTAATCCTTTGTAATCA
This region of Oceanipulchritudo coccoides genomic DNA includes:
- a CDS encoding fumarate hydratase, encoding MSTKKFTFKNPFPLGEDTTEYRLITKDYVSVKEFDGKPVLVVDPKGLELLANEATKDISFMLRPAHLEQVASILDDPESSDNDRYVALAMLRNADVSSHGILPFCQDTGTATVVAKKGQQVWTGGGDEEHLSKGIFKTYNEENLRYSQTVPLDMYTEKNSGTNLPAQIDIYAENGMEYKFLFVAKGGGSANKTFLYQKTKALLNPESLEEFLTEKMKTLGTAACPPYHLAFVIGGTSAEANLKMVKLASTKYLDGLPEKGNEHGQAFRDRELEAKLLKIAQQTGIGAQFGGKHFALDVRVIRLPRHGASCPVGMGVSCSADRNAKAKINKDGIWMEALEPNPGRFIPEKYRTQTKTGAVKIDLNQPMEDILATLSKYPVTTQLALSGTIVVGRDIAHAKLKERIDAGEGLPDYIKNHPIYYAGPAKTPEGMPSGSFGPTTAGRMDSYVDLFQSHGGSKIMIAKGNRSQQVTDACKKHGGFYLGSVGGPAALLAQDNIKKVEVLEYPELGMEAVWKIEVEDFPAFILTDNKGNDFFQMMNNCPVR